One Mycobacterium sp. SMC-4 DNA window includes the following coding sequences:
- a CDS encoding PP2C family protein-serine/threonine phosphatase: MSVLHDSDTLSLLLVEDDRADAILVEELIADTGVDITVRWAQSMGEAEALIAGGRPDCVLLDLHLHDIDGMDGLARIAGMDATIPVVVLTGLNDEHFASVAVGSGAQDYLVKDRVDPDTLRRAVLYAIERKRAELTAVDLHATQLRERENARLERGLLPSPLLLDNPGVDIVSQYRPSRANALLGGDFYDFVQTPDRTVHVMIGDVAGHGPDEAALGVALRIAWRTLTFAGLRGAERMRQLERILRAERAGKGIFATVLSLAIPPEGPVITAVRAGHPGMLLHGGGTVEWVEPPGGPALGLQAGEWAPAQVELPDGKGLVLLTDGLFEGHIGRGNERLGESGLLELAQSLAALPGRAFVDALINAVEDRAQPQGGIGDDIAVVRVERVPQR; encoded by the coding sequence ATGAGCGTCCTGCATGACAGCGACACGCTGTCGTTGCTGCTGGTAGAGGACGACCGCGCGGACGCGATCCTGGTCGAGGAACTCATCGCCGACACCGGCGTCGACATCACGGTGCGGTGGGCGCAGTCCATGGGCGAGGCCGAGGCGCTCATCGCAGGCGGCCGCCCTGACTGTGTGCTGCTGGATCTGCACCTGCACGACATCGACGGCATGGACGGCCTCGCCCGCATCGCGGGAATGGACGCCACCATTCCGGTGGTGGTGTTGACCGGGCTCAACGACGAGCACTTCGCGTCGGTGGCGGTCGGCTCGGGAGCCCAGGACTATCTGGTCAAAGACCGCGTCGATCCCGACACGCTGCGCCGCGCGGTGCTCTACGCGATCGAGCGCAAACGCGCCGAGCTGACCGCGGTGGATCTGCACGCCACGCAGCTGCGCGAGCGGGAGAACGCGCGGTTGGAGCGGGGTCTGCTGCCCTCGCCGCTGCTGCTGGACAACCCCGGCGTGGACATCGTCAGCCAGTACCGGCCCAGCCGCGCCAACGCCCTGCTCGGTGGCGACTTCTATGACTTCGTGCAGACCCCGGATCGTACGGTGCACGTGATGATCGGCGACGTCGCCGGCCACGGCCCTGACGAGGCTGCTCTGGGGGTGGCGCTGCGGATCGCGTGGCGGACGTTGACCTTCGCCGGGCTGCGCGGCGCGGAGCGGATGCGGCAACTGGAACGGATTCTGCGCGCCGAACGGGCCGGTAAGGGGATCTTCGCCACCGTCCTCAGCTTGGCCATCCCGCCGGAAGGTCCGGTGATCACCGCGGTCCGGGCCGGGCATCCGGGCATGCTGCTGCACGGCGGCGGAACCGTGGAGTGGGTGGAACCGCCCGGTGGACCCGCGTTGGGTCTGCAGGCCGGCGAATGGGCTCCCGCGCAGGTGGAGCTCCCCGACGGCAAAGGGTTGGTGTTGCTGACCGACGGCTTGTTCGAAGGGCACATCGGGCGCGGAAACGAACGCCTGGGTGAGTCGGGACTCCTGGAGCTGGCGCAATCGCTGGCCGCGCTGCCGGGCCGGGCGTTCGTCGACGCGCTCATCAACGCGGTCGAAGATCGTGCCCAGCCGCAGGGCGGCATCGGTGACGATATCGCCGTCGTCCGGGTCGAGCGGGTGCCGCAGCGATGA
- a CDS encoding acyltransferase, translating into MSGVRSGEIKALSGLRIVAAVWVVLFHFRPMLAAAAPEFSSALAPILDAGAQGVDLFFILSGFVLTWNYLDRMGQTWSTRATLRFLWLRLARVWPVYLVTMHLAAAWIVFTLYVGRVPAEPEVVQSLNATSWWRQVLLVQLWFEPYFDGTSWDGPAWSISAEWLAYLLFGGLILVVFRIAAVTRARALMWLAVAASMPPILLLLASGLFYTPWSWLPRIVMQFLAGALACAAVRKLQLSERSRRVAGVTSLGIGAAIIGGLYLLDAHPPGNIYDAGGLVDVLFVPFVIAVAIGAGTLPALLSIRPMVYLGHISFSLYMLHEIVHTAWNWAVQQFDITLTPSWSAKMIVVGLIVVAGLGAAWLYHFVEEPARRWMRRMVAPHDPHRTQMAEPPPGRLQPVARAG; encoded by the coding sequence ATGAGTGGCGTGCGCAGCGGAGAGATCAAGGCCTTGTCCGGCCTGCGCATCGTCGCCGCAGTATGGGTGGTGCTGTTCCATTTCCGGCCGATGTTGGCCGCGGCGGCGCCCGAATTCAGTAGTGCACTCGCGCCCATCCTCGACGCCGGCGCGCAGGGCGTCGATCTGTTCTTCATCCTCAGCGGTTTCGTTCTGACCTGGAACTACCTGGACCGTATGGGCCAGACATGGTCCACCAGGGCGACACTGCGTTTTCTGTGGCTGCGGCTTGCGCGGGTGTGGCCGGTGTATCTGGTGACGATGCATCTGGCTGCGGCGTGGATTGTTTTCACGCTCTACGTCGGTCGTGTTCCCGCCGAGCCCGAGGTGGTGCAGTCTCTCAACGCCACCAGTTGGTGGCGTCAGGTTCTGCTGGTCCAGCTGTGGTTCGAGCCCTACTTCGACGGGACGAGCTGGGACGGCCCGGCGTGGTCGATCAGTGCCGAGTGGCTGGCGTATTTGCTGTTCGGCGGGTTGATCCTGGTGGTGTTCCGCATCGCGGCGGTGACCCGGGCGCGGGCGTTGATGTGGTTGGCGGTCGCGGCCTCGATGCCGCCGATCTTGTTGCTGTTGGCCAGCGGGTTGTTCTACACGCCGTGGAGTTGGCTGCCCCGCATCGTGATGCAGTTCCTGGCAGGCGCGTTGGCCTGCGCCGCAGTGCGCAAGCTGCAACTGTCGGAGCGCTCGCGACGGGTGGCAGGCGTCACCTCGCTGGGGATCGGCGCGGCGATCATCGGCGGGCTGTACCTGCTCGATGCCCATCCACCCGGGAACATCTACGACGCCGGCGGTCTGGTCGACGTCCTGTTTGTGCCGTTCGTGATCGCGGTGGCCATCGGTGCGGGAACGCTGCCGGCCTTGTTGTCGATCAGACCCATGGTCTATCTCGGGCACATCTCGTTCAGCCTGTACATGCTGCACGAGATCGTGCACACCGCGTGGAATTGGGCAGTGCAGCAGTTCGACATCACGCTGACGCCCAGCTGGTCGGCGAAGATGATCGTCGTGGGCCTGATCGTGGTGGCGGGTCTGGGCGCGGCGTGGCTCTACCACTTCGTCGAGGAGCCCGCTCGGCGGTGGATGCGGCGGATGGTCGCCCCGCACGACCCGCACCGGACCCAGATGGCCGAGCCGCCGCCGGGCAGACTGCAGCCGGTGGCGCGCGCCGGATAA
- a CDS encoding Rv0518 family GDSL lipase, translated as MSRLCTFLLAAAVLFGSTYVPLPAAQQPQVRHLNFIANSVTVIGDSYTTGSDQGGNGPRSWAPQVWRELSARGIAVRPTVAAEGGAGYCTRGNRGSVFEDLTVRSVKPGDALVVFYGSRNDMPVDPTRLSIAMYGTLKLARQIARSAKLLVIGPPWPTETPPPEILRIRDVLSYQAELAGATFVDPIAARWFAGRSELIGKDGVHPTDAGHAYMAAKIAPLIGAQLNPY; from the coding sequence GTGAGTCGGCTGTGCACCTTCCTGCTCGCTGCCGCAGTACTTTTCGGCAGCACCTATGTCCCGCTGCCCGCGGCGCAGCAGCCGCAGGTGCGGCACCTCAACTTCATCGCCAACAGCGTGACGGTGATCGGCGACTCCTACACCACGGGCAGCGACCAGGGCGGCAACGGACCCAGGTCGTGGGCGCCGCAGGTGTGGCGCGAGCTATCGGCGCGTGGCATCGCGGTGAGGCCGACGGTGGCCGCCGAAGGCGGCGCGGGTTATTGCACCCGCGGCAACCGGGGCAGCGTCTTCGAGGATCTGACGGTGCGCTCGGTCAAGCCCGGCGATGCGCTGGTGGTGTTCTACGGATCCCGCAACGACATGCCCGTCGACCCGACCCGGTTGTCCATCGCGATGTACGGCACGCTGAAGTTGGCTCGCCAGATCGCGCGCTCGGCCAAACTTCTGGTGATCGGACCGCCCTGGCCGACGGAAACCCCGCCACCGGAGATCCTGCGGATCCGCGATGTGCTGTCTTATCAGGCCGAACTGGCCGGAGCGACATTTGTCGACCCGATAGCCGCGCGCTGGTTCGCCGGCCGATCGGAACTGATCGGCAAAGACGGCGTGCACCCCACCGATGCGGGTCACGCCTACATGGCCGCCAAGATCGCCCCGCTGATCGGTGCCCAGCTCAACCCGTATTGA
- a CDS encoding Dabb family protein yields MIRNVVLAKLTSGYDAAEVASIQQGLRELNCPGTVRVTVGTDAGLRDGNWDFVIVADFADVAAYRGYDEDAAHNQLRARLAPMVEQIARAQFAVDDD; encoded by the coding sequence ATGATCCGCAACGTGGTCCTGGCCAAGCTCACATCCGGTTACGACGCCGCCGAAGTGGCCAGCATCCAGCAGGGGTTGCGCGAGCTCAACTGTCCGGGGACCGTGCGCGTGACCGTGGGCACCGACGCCGGGTTGCGGGACGGCAACTGGGATTTCGTGATCGTCGCCGATTTCGCCGATGTGGCGGCGTACCGCGGTTACGACGAGGATGCGGCGCACAATCAGCTGCGGGCGCGTCTGGCACCGATGGTCGAACAGATCGCGCGGGCCCAGTTCGCGGTCGACGACGACTGA
- a CDS encoding glutamine amidotransferase, which yields MADAPFLLLSIRDEDAAADDEFRAMRRFAALADHQLHRIALTTQPLGHVDLRDWSGIILGGGPYNVSDDERAKTLTQRRVEAELARLLDAVIDRDFPFLGCCYGIGTVGAAIGATIDRVHSEPVGPVRVSLTEQGRNDPVFAELPDDFDAFGGHKEAAASLPAGVAHLASSPACPIQAFRVGANVYATQFHPELDVDGLCTRVDVYKDHGYFAPETAETLKETARQRPVSAPMTILRRFAQRYTRPR from the coding sequence GTGGCCGATGCGCCGTTCCTGCTGTTGTCCATCCGCGACGAAGATGCGGCGGCCGACGACGAATTCCGGGCGATGCGGCGCTTCGCCGCATTGGCCGACCATCAGTTGCACCGGATCGCGCTCACCACCCAACCGCTGGGCCACGTGGACCTCCGGGACTGGTCGGGCATCATCCTGGGCGGCGGTCCCTACAACGTCAGTGACGATGAGCGTGCCAAGACCCTGACACAGCGGCGGGTGGAGGCCGAACTGGCGCGGTTGCTCGACGCCGTGATCGACCGCGACTTCCCGTTTCTGGGGTGCTGCTACGGCATCGGTACGGTCGGAGCTGCCATCGGCGCCACAATCGATCGGGTGCACAGCGAGCCGGTCGGGCCGGTCAGGGTGTCGCTGACCGAACAGGGACGCAATGACCCGGTCTTCGCCGAGCTCCCCGATGACTTCGACGCCTTCGGGGGTCACAAGGAGGCTGCCGCCAGCCTGCCGGCGGGTGTCGCGCACCTGGCCAGCTCCCCCGCCTGCCCGATTCAGGCGTTCCGGGTGGGCGCCAACGTCTATGCCACGCAATTCCATCCCGAGCTCGACGTCGACGGCCTGTGTACCCGCGTCGACGTGTACAAGGATCACGGGTACTTCGCCCCCGAGACCGCCGAGACGCTCAAGGAGACGGCCCGACAACGGCCGGTCAGCGCGCCGATGACGATCCTGCGACGCTTCGCCCAGCGCTACACCCGCCCCCGGTGA
- a CDS encoding O-succinylbenzoate-CoA synthase, which translates to MRTLIDFRDARVVALPTPDGLRVGVLVEGPQGWGEFSAPPDADDALAARWLTAAMEPSTVGWPDAVRGQVPVAAARVTVAARPGALDAALERVHAVHDNLPAGALLRCSVQVADVDAAVGLIGELARTIPALDIVELTSASAVSAAALRSRSAVPVAVEADVLAQAPRPAEIADAAILRSGPLGGVRRALRRAEAIGLPALVNPTGLTSVGIAGDIALAAAMPQLPYPCGPTPRWLADADVVSPSRSLTGEGGWLPAAPTPASPDTDRLGRYQVTDPSTVERWQALLQRAGEAR; encoded by the coding sequence GTGAGAACGCTGATCGACTTCCGCGACGCCCGCGTCGTTGCCCTTCCCACCCCCGACGGGCTGCGGGTCGGCGTCCTGGTGGAAGGCCCGCAGGGCTGGGGCGAGTTCAGTGCGCCGCCCGATGCCGACGATGCACTCGCGGCGCGATGGCTGACAGCAGCTATGGAGCCGAGCACTGTGGGCTGGCCGGACGCGGTGCGTGGTCAGGTGCCGGTAGCTGCCGCGCGGGTCACGGTCGCCGCGCGTCCCGGGGCGCTCGACGCTGCGCTCGAGCGCGTGCACGCCGTCCATGACAATCTGCCGGCGGGGGCCCTGTTGCGCTGCTCGGTACAGGTCGCCGACGTCGACGCTGCTGTCGGGCTCATCGGCGAACTGGCGCGCACGATCCCCGCACTCGACATCGTCGAATTGACATCCGCCTCAGCGGTTTCGGCCGCCGCGCTGCGGTCTCGCAGCGCGGTCCCGGTCGCCGTCGAGGCCGATGTGCTGGCGCAGGCACCTCGGCCCGCTGAGATTGCCGACGCGGCGATACTGCGCAGCGGCCCGCTGGGCGGGGTGCGCCGCGCGTTGCGGCGCGCCGAAGCGATCGGGCTGCCCGCGCTGGTGAACCCGACAGGCCTGACCAGCGTGGGAATTGCCGGCGACATCGCGCTGGCGGCCGCCATGCCGCAGCTGCCCTACCCGTGCGGTCCGACCCCGAGGTGGCTGGCCGACGCCGACGTCGTCAGCCCATCTCGTTCGCTGACCGGGGAGGGCGGGTGGCTTCCGGCCGCCCCGACCCCGGCATCGCCGGACACCGACCGGCTGGGCCGCTACCAGGTCACCGACCCGAGCACGGTGGAGCGGTGGCAGGCGCTGCTGCAGCGCGCCGGCGAGGCACGCTAG